In the genome of Afipia felis ATCC 53690, the window GCCGCGCCGTGAAGCTCGCGCTGTCGGCAGGCAAGCTCGTGCTGTCGGTGGTCAATCCGGATTCCGGCAGCGCCACCGAAGAGCTTGAGGTCGACTATGCCTCCGATCCGCTCGATATCGGGTTCAACTCGCGCTATCTGCTCGACATCGCAGCCCAGATCCAGGGCGACGCCGCGGTGCTCAAGCTCGCCGATCCCGGCTCGCCGACGCTCATCCAGGACAAGGCCAACCGCGACGCGCTCTACGTGCTGATGCCGATGCGGGTGTAAGGTTTTTCCTTCTCTGATGCGCTTTATTCGTCATGCCCGGCCATAGCCGTTCGAAGAACGGCGTTGCTTCGCTTCGTCTATAGTGCCGGGCATACGCGTCTTTGCCATTCGATGTCTGGAAAGTATTCAAGACGCCGACGGCCGGGACACGCCCGACCATGACGAACATAAGTTACCCATGATCCTCTCCCGCATCCTGCGCCTCAGTCTCACGCAATTCCGCAGCTATCGCGCGGCAAGCGTTGCGCCGCGCAGCGATCTCGTGGTGCTGGTCGGCCCGAACGGCGCAGGGAAAACGAACTGCCTCGAGGCGATCTCGCTGCTCGCGCCGGGACGCGGATTGCGCCGCGCGCGTTTCGAGGACATCGCCAACCGCACGGGCGACGGCTCCTGGGCCGTCGCGGCGGAGGTTGAAGGTGCAGGCGGGCTTGCCACGCTCGGCACGGGCATCGACGCCCCCACAGGCGAGGGCACCTCGCCGCGCCGCGTTCGCGTCGATCGTGAAGCCGTATCCTCCGCAAGCGCCTTCGGCGAGCATTTACGCATGGTGTGGCTCACACCGTCGATGGACGGGCTGTTCACCGGCCCCGCCTCGGAACGGCGGCGCTTCTTCGACCGTCTCGTGCTCGCGATCGACAAGGACCATTCCAGCCGCGTCTCCGCGCTGGAGCGCTCGCTGCGTTCGCGCAATCGCCTCTTGGAGGATCGCAATTTCGATGCGCACTGGTGCGAGGCGATCGAACGCGAGACCGCCGAGCTTGCTGTTGCTGTCGCTGCCCAGCGCGGCCATACGCTACAGCGGCTCAGTGCAATGCTCGCGGCGCGCGGCGCGACCTCGGCGTTTCCGTCGGCCCGCATCACGCTCGACGGCTGGATGGAAAACGCGCTGATGAGTGAGCCCGCCACGGCGGTGGAGGACCACTATCGCGATATCCTGCGCAAGAGCCGCCTGCTCGATGCGGCCGCCGGGCGCACACTGAACGGCCCACACCTCACCGATTTGCATGTGATCTACGCGCCGAAGGACATGCCCGCGAAAGAAGCCTCCACCGGCGAGCAGAAGGC includes:
- the recF gene encoding DNA replication/repair protein RecF (All proteins in this family for which functions are known are DNA-binding proteins that assist the filamentation of RecA onto DNA for the initiation of recombination or recombinational repair.), which translates into the protein MILSRILRLSLTQFRSYRAASVAPRSDLVVLVGPNGAGKTNCLEAISLLAPGRGLRRARFEDIANRTGDGSWAVAAEVEGAGGLATLGTGIDAPTGEGTSPRRVRVDREAVSSASAFGEHLRMVWLTPSMDGLFTGPASERRRFFDRLVLAIDKDHSSRVSALERSLRSRNRLLEDRNFDAHWCEAIERETAELAVAVAAQRGHTLQRLSAMLAARGATSAFPSARITLDGWMENALMSEPATAVEDHYRDILRKSRLLDAAAGRTLNGPHLTDLHVIYAPKDMPAKEASTGEQKALLIGLILAHASLVAEMTGITPLLLLDEVVAHLDPRRRAALFDELATLGAQVWMTGADPAAFMEAGARADRFEVEDGAIKPAR